The sequence TTCGGTCGATGTTTTGAAAACTGGACCAGACCGACTGGTTGGCCTGTGACTCGCTCTTCTAAACGGATTTGAGTTAAACCGGTAAACCTAGTCAAAACCGGTCAAACttgttatatttatattattttcatatcatttttagattctaaaaatgataatctaaaaatgatataacaattataaaaataattttatagttatacatatatatatttacttaatttaaaattaaattaaaatataaaatccaGTTGAATCGGTTGGACCAGTCTAACTATTTATCTAGTTGTAATACTGAGTCAGTGTCAAGTTCAGATTTCAAAACATTGCATTCAATCAAATATGATAATTCAATAAATTAGTTTAACGAGTTTAATCTGCACTTGTTCTATTTGGTCTGCATGATCTTCAATTTCTGTTGATCTGCATTATTCATTCCAAACCTAAGAAAGTGTATATATCTTGGACACACGGTGAACTGATGGCTGTCCGTGTTCATCAGAGTCGGAGCCTCATTCTCCACTGTCTTTGTTGTGCATTGTGTGTAATTCGGTAACTTTAAAATTCGTTGTTTTTCGTGTGTCCTGAAagcttctatattttttttgatatgtccattcgaaattatttttaatatatatcatttagttaaaaaaacaaagaaaattatgTATAAGTTTATCACCTTATCCTTACGCGTGGACACTGAAAAGCTTGAAAAGACAACTTGGCTAATCAAAACACGTAAACAAGAAGAAAATgcttaattgttttaaaaaggaCCAATTTTGAAACTGCGAAAATATTGGGCGCCGGAGAATCAGATTGTCTCTCTCACACGGTCACACCAACTCCATTTTTTTAAagagtaattcttgggttcaccccctaaggtgaacctctaggttcaccaaccaataggatttcattatttcaaatttgatatcttctaaaaaaggaaacaaaaaattgtcaagttatattatgtttttaaaataaaaaggtaaaaaaaataatagttacaaaaaaaaagttttttttttaaaatattgttaacgtcgtcagcaaaatactaaaccctaaatcctaatccctaaaccctaaattataatccctaaaccctaaatccgaaaccctaaatcctaatccctaaacgctaaaacattcaagggtttatgatttttgtgttcagtgtttttgatttagagtttatgatttatccaaggatttaggatttacccaagggtttaggatttatccaagggtttagggtttcggatttagggtttagggattagaatttagggtttagggattaggatttagggtttagtattttgatttagggtttagtattttgctgacgacgttaacaatatttttttaaaaaaaactttttttttgtaattattattttttttacctttttattttaaaaacataatataacttgacaatattttgtttccttttttagaagatatcaaatttgaaataatgaaatcctattggttggtgaacccaagaattactcttttttaaatgatttatatGTGTTTTAAAACTACTGCGAACGTCAAAATGAATTAAATAACATATTGTATGGACACATAAATACGAAAAACCCTGATATTTTGTGATATGTATGCACGTTTTGTTTAAGATGTAAGAtcaatgttgacaaaaaaagatgTTAGATCAACTAATTTGAATCAAAAGATACTAACAAAATTTGAAACTCATGTATTTGTGTTTTTGTGAACGAAAATCAAAGTATTTGTGAACCGTAAAAGTGATACTGTACTGAAAGTATTCTGACAGTTTTTAATAGGCCTGAGATTTTAAACAGATCCGAATTTTCCAAACCAAACAGAACCTGAATTTGGGGAGTTCGGTTTGATGTCGGTTAATAATGTAAAATCGAACAGCAAAATAATGTTTTGGTtaattcggtttggtttagcCGACTAAACcaaatctttttcttcttcattacGAAACGCCGATgtctggttcttcttcttcactaacTCGTCTCATcaagatcttcttcttcatcacctcATCACGATCTTCTTCTCCACAACCTCATCTTCTCTTGTTCTTCATTACATCATCTTCTCTTGTGCTACACAACCTCATCTCTTTCTCCACAGAATCTTCCGCTTTGTCTTTCTGTATGGATTTGTCTTCTTCCATGAGTGAATTAACAAGTCTAGttcttcatatttttcttttcttctctgaTTAGTTTGATAAAGTGAGATTCATTTTCCACTTCCATGAGTGAATTAACGACTTTGGCAACAAAAAGTATACCGAAGTAATCACTCCCGAACCGTTGATTCCATCGGTTCAATTAGGTAGTTCTTTTCAATCCTAAATATTCGGAGAACGgtattagaccatctccaatggtacactaaaatttactctatatttcactctaaaatagagtaactctattatagagttggatttgatccaatggttcactttataatagagttactctataatagagtggaATATAAAGTAATCttgtttttttactccaaatatagagtgaaaaataagattactctaaatttcactatattatagagtaactctattatagagtgaaccattggagaaAATTTAACTCGataatagagttattctattttaaagtgaaatatagagaaaattataatgtttcattggagatgcccttaacCGAACTGAAATACGTACCCATAATATCCAAATCCATAGACTTTTAGTTTTTAAGTTCTTTATAGCTTCCAAATTTCAATAAACCTTGAAAAAATGGACACTATATACGGCCAGAATTTCAGATAAAAATTGCAATTCTTGATAAATTCTTGTTTGACTCTAGCTTCCAATATATATACAGAGCCGTGCTTGATGTGCATTCAAAAAGGCATTTCCTATGTTCGAATCCCTTTGTGTATATACTCTTAGAATATAAGCTTttgtagaaagaaaaaaagaatcacAAACCAATAAAGAAATTGTAATGGCACCCACTAACTAATATATGGTCGTATATATGGTCGTATATCTGTTTGTGCATAATATTCTATAGccagtttaaaattttatgcaagtataaatatataatcatcaAAGCATACTATTCCTCTGTTTATTTGGTGTGTTTTACATTTGCTTTAGTTTACTTCTAGCAAATTACTGACATaacataaatcaaaaataaatcctcagatataacataaatataaaaaaaaaaacaaatactaataatagcaatgaCATTGTACTAAACaactacaaaatatatttttagtgacTAAAATTATCTCAAAgttaaaaactttatttttcacAGTATTAAATACtctgacataaaaaaaaaagaattctggTAATTGAAAACTCAATCTCTTTCTCTTAACATAATCACACTTACAACCAATTGaacacagaaaaaaaattacataaaattatatattttataaaaaccgatACTAAGCGCAGATCTGCCCTAGTAtatcataaatatatttacCTTGTTCGTTTTAAATGACAGATATACATAGTCACAAGCAGAGCCTCAATTCGTTTACTTTAATATCGCATTCAACATTCTGCAAAAGTTGTTATACTACGATCAGGAACGATCCTGCCTATACACACATGCTTCCCATTGTAGTAGAAGAAAATAAAACGGAATAAAGATGCTTGAGAATATACGAAGAATGGAATAAAGATAAGGCATATTATCACAAGAGCATCGACCATATTATTTGTATACATGGAGGATTCATGCTTGCAAACGATTCCCCGTGGGAAAAAAAATCAGGTAGATTTGTCACAAGAAAAAATAATTCTCAGTGAGAAAGGAATAACCTTAACAATAATTTCGTTATTGAATCTATTGCTTATGATTATAATAATTGGGTTCTTTAGAACACCATGCTTGTAAATGAGCCTATCAAAAGCTCAGGGGGAATGAACTTCAAATATTATTCAGTTTTTCATGTAAATCATTTTTTATCCACCCTGCCCCACTTCCCCATGCAGTGCAGAACAAATTACTATAACTTTTCTGGTTATgaacataataaattaacacTAACAACATATCCCCTTGATGAAATAACTATCAAACATTTATGAGAGAAAGGACAAagtaagagagagaaagtagagaGAAAGTAGATCTAGGTTTCCGGCGAGCGGCCGGCGCGTATGCGCACATGCCGTTGTCGGAGACCCTCGTATGGCCGTCTGTTCTTTTGTGTCCATGTCTTTCCGTTGTCCTCTCCCGGCTTGCCTTGCCTGAGCTCTGGTTGTATCAACGTCCGGTTGGCGCTAACTCGTTGAGTGAAACGACATCAACGGTGTTTGGGATACCGGTGTGAAGGCGCAGTCGTGTGGAGGCGGAAGTTATTTACCGGGGGATGGAGGCTACCAAAGCCCCGTCGTCGGCTCATGTCTCCGGGGGGTGGTTTGGCTTCTTCAGCAACGCTTCGTCGGTCTTGTCTCCGGGGGGTACAGGCTTCCATAGCCGTGCGTCGTCGGATCTAGTGGAGTTAAGTGGTGGTCCGCCCAAGGTTCGGGTCGGGATTAGGGGTTTGTGTGTGGTTACTTGCGGCTCTCTTAAGACGGAGGAGATCTCAAAGAAGATCGATGATGCTCTCCGCATAGAGGTAAGAAGGTTTGAAGAAAAGTGGTTTCGGTGGTGGCTCTATGGTTCGAGCGTCGGCGAAACGATGGTGACGACGCTCAAGAGAAGAAGAGCGGTGGTTCTCGGCTCGCCTGTCTAGGGTTTGATGCGATTCAAAGTCGGAGGAGACCTCTTTGGATAGATGGAACTCCCCGGCGTGAAGATGGAGCGGTGAAGAACGGTTAGGGTTTCGTCGGAGGCTTGTCAGTATTTGAGCTCTGGCGAAACGAGGGGTGTCGGTGAAAAGTTCCGGCGGGTTTGCGAATCGGTTGCGATCAAGTCGAGGCGGACGACGCGTGTCACACTGATGCTCCAGATCTCTACACGTGTGTCGATCCCCAGCCTCTTTGACTCGCGTATCGGGCAAGCTGCCCGGTCTCCTTCGTTTGGGCCGTAGACCATTTTCCCTGTTATTTGGGCCTCAGCCGTAAAAACTTGTAACCCATGTAGTCATTGGGCTTTTTGTTTAGGTTCCTGTGTACTGTGGATTTATGCCGACTGGGTTTGGCCCTTTTGATTAATAATATAACAATTTGAGGGGAAAAAAATAACTATCAAACAAACTGTGGTGATAGTTGGTATGTCAAATGAAATGGAATGCAGAATAAAAGATGTACTGTAttctttattaaaaataatgaaaaatattcTGATTGCATGAATCTTCTTGTGAATTTAAGTTGACCCACAGCATACACACACAAAACCCATACACACGCCCATATGTATACTTTATCACCTTAAAACATACTGCCATTCTACAAAtaataaaaggaaataaaatttaaaatttaaaacattaaatatatacatgcacTTGATGTTTTCTTATTTCCTTCTTGTCTCTCTATATATACACGCTATTGTCACACACGTTCACACATACATTTCATACAACAttaccaaatctctctctctctctctctcttcattcTCAAATTTCACAACTTTCTTGTGATTTCTCTAATATGGAAGCTGTGAGTAGTGTTGATGAGAGCTCAACAAGTACTGTATCCATCCACACTTCGGCCAAGATTATACCGCCGCCGACGACGGCGAAGTTGTCATCTCCGGCGAGTTTATACAGAATGGGAAGCGGGTCAAGCGTGGTTCTTGATTCCGAAAACGGCGTCGAAGCAGAATCAAGAAAGCTCCCGTCGTCAAAGTTCAAAGGCGTCGTCCCTCAGCCAAACGGAAGGTGGGGAGCTCAGATATACGAGAAGCACAAGCGCGTGTGGCTCGGGACAttcaacgaagaagaagaagcggcGCGTGTCTACGACGTCGCCGCTCACCGTTTCCGCGGCCCTGACGCCGTCACTAACTTCAAACTAGACGCGACGTTCCGTAACGGTGACGGAGAGGAAGTAGAGTTCTTAAACGCACATTCGAAATATGAGATCGTTGATATGTTGAGGAAACACACTTACAAAGAAGAGTTAGAGCAGAGGAAACGCAAACGTAACGGTGGTAACGGAGACACGAAAGAGACGGCGTTTGCTAACGTTACGGTTGTGACGGGGTTTAAAACGGCGGAGTGTCTGTTTGAGAAAACGGTAACGCCGAGTGACGTCGGGAAGCTAAACCGTTTAGTGATACCGAAACACCAAGCGGAGAAACATTTTCCGTTACCGTTAACCGGCGACGACTCCGTGAGAGGGACGCTGTTAAATTTCGAAGACGTTAACGGGAAAGTGTGGAGGTTCCGTTACTCGTACTGGAACAGTAGTCAAAGCTACGTGTTGACTAGAGGTTGGAGCAGGTTCGTTAAAGAAAAGAGACTCTGTGCCGGTGATTTGATCAGTTTTAAAAGATCTAACGGTCAGGATCAAGAGTTGTATATTGGGTGGAAGTCAAAGGCTGGGTTGGAACAGGATACGGGCCGGGTTGTAGTGAGATTGTTCGGCGTTGACATTGCTTCGATTAAGTCTCGAAAAACGATGTCGTAGTGAAGGAAGAAACGGAGATGTCGTTGAGTAATAAGAAGCAACGCCTTGTAACTACAATTTAACAACTCTcgttctttgtttttttccttgTAATTTCTTGGAAACAAATTAAATTTCGTGGAAACAAATTAAATTGTCTCTGTTAAATTCTTCCGAGTCAAGTGAGTGGTGAACATTGTaagtttcttttttccttttttctcccAAATTTATATGCAATTTGATGTGTTTCAAGGATTCAAGAACTTAAAACACACATTAGATGTCACAAGAAACCCACCTCTAGCATGTGGAAGAGTATCCCCTCGTTTTCCTGTTGCTGATCAAATACAAAGGTAGAAGAATCATCTTGAAGGAACACAGATTTGATGATGGTACAAGATGATAATGGAATCAGAGAAATATAAGTTGGTCTAGTGGATAGAACTCTTTGATCACCTAGTTGGGATTTAAGAGGTTACAAATTTGATTTCCGTTGAGAAGGATTTGTTATCTAAAAGAGAGAATTAATATAGTTTGAATCTTGTTGTAGGAAGATGCACATGTCGTCAAACCTTAGACTTCCTAGTTATTaagtttttgtttgtgtttgattgATTCCTGTAGAAGGGACATGATTACATGTGTTTTTTAAACCAAACAACCAACAACTAAACTAGAAATTACGAAGCTAAATTACTAAATTATTTACCAATTTATCCTATAACAATATCTAGCTCTCTTCTTGATTTATTTCTAAAGCTAAACTAAAGTTTTTTAATGACGGACTCAGACTTAAATAGATTCTCTAATGATAACTTTGCTTGCGGAAACTCTTTTGTTAAGACAATAAAACTTTGATTAATTAGTAAAGAAATACGATCGTGTTATATTACGATTCTAGTTGTTAGTGCTAGTGACTTTATATGTCATTCGGATTCAAAACATGTATACATGTGATACGTTGCtgataacaaatattttaagtaataaatatcTTCCGAACcattattcatttaaaaaaaaaagaaagagagggaAAAACTCGAATTCATAAACCAAGAATCTACAAATTTGAAGGTAAAATATTCAAGATTCGAGGAAGAGGAGTGCAGTTAAGGGGATGAGCCAAAGCCAAGAAAGCTCTTCCAGTAGCCTCTTCCATGTTAACCTTAACTCCTTCAACTTTCCAGTCAAAGCATTGCACCATAACTCCAATAGTGATCCCTCCTAAAATATAGGCCACATTTGATCCAGGACATGCTCTCCTTCCAGCACCAAAAGGAAGAAAGTTCAGTACATGCTCTCTTCTCGCATCCTCTTCCCCTAGAAACCTCTCTGGCTTAAACTCATCAGGATCCGTCCAAGAATCAATGTCTCTCATCACAGCATAAGCATTAATAACAAGTGACGTGCCCTTAGGTATGTAGAACCCTCCGATCTTACACCCTTGTTCAAACTCTCTTGGCAAGAGAACACCCGGTGGGTGTAATCTCAGAGATTCCTTGATGACCGCTTGCAAATAAGGGAGTTTTGGTAGATCAGTTTCTTGGATCAACCTTGTTTTCCCTACAACGGAGTCTATTTCTTCTCTCAGTCTCTCAAATATTTTATGGTTGTTGAGGATTTCAGCCATTGCCCATTGTGTTGATTTTGAAGAGGTGTCACCAGCTCCAAAGAAAAGCTCCTACAGTTGTTAATATATACTGTTATTTTGGTTCAGTGGGTGTGCTAAGTACTCGAGGTGAACCATATTTTTCTGAAAATGgatcaaattttttaataacttgAACCTGTATTACTCTATCACTCAAAATGAAACCTCAACGAAACCTGAATAATACTCcatttgctttattttttatgatgttatatctaaaaagtaaaaacctaaagattaagaaatttaatttttaaaaagcatTGTTAAAAAcagaaattaaaaatagttcAACGAATCATAATAAACTGTAAAATGTAATTAGTTAAGcaatttttttccaaaagttAAAGTTAGCATAGAAAGATCaaaatatcttattttttaaagaacacaaaatctttaaaagCATTTTACATTATAAAACCAATGGATTATATGCAATTGAAAAAATTAAGGgataaaccaaaatattaaattaataattttaatcaaCCAGATAAActaacaaaattaataattttgatcaaatatattttagtgtactaaatttttaaaagagttattaattaatttctgTAACATTTCTTTTATCTAAAACCAAAGTGAACCGAATTTCAAAAActttcaaacaattttttttgtaaaaaaaagtcAGTTCTATTGGGGGATTATTTACAAACTGaaacatttatttttgattattttgggTATTTGATAGTTTAGATAGAGGATTTTAGGATTCATCTAGGAaccactaattttttttgttcagatgGATTCAGATAGTTTTGGGTTCTGGTTAGTTCGGATATTAAAATTAGGAACCGTTTAATACCCAAAAAATCCAGGCTTTGTTTGATTTTGGTTCggttattttagataatttggATCAGTTAGATAAAATATCAGgttcaataaaaaaatgatcaaatatcaGGCtattcaagtaattacaagtaATTAGGATGATCCAGATAATTTTGGATATTTCAGATAATTTTGGATAGTTCGGGTTTTTAAATACTTTTGGATATTGTAgtggattatatatatatatacatatatatatatatatatgttttttttgttatgtgttatatataatatttctatatatttgaatatttgtttggtttttgtATGGCTCGGTTTGGTTATTTTGGATATGAAAACATAAGAATTATTCAGATATTTGAGGGTTTCGGTTTGATTTCTGGTTTTCGTAATTTGGTTTGGTTCCGGGGCAGATTTCCGGCTGAAATGTATACACCTCAGTTACATTGGTCTGGTTACGGTGTGGATTTTCGGATCGGAGTAAATGTGTAGGCCTAACCGCCTAAAAGGAAACTAAAAGCTCAGTGAAATATTATACCAAACGTGAGAGGATTAGACTTACCGCTAATAACGCCTTGATATGGCTCCTGTTGATCTTATACTCTGCATCCTCGTCTCCACAAGCTGCCAACAATGCGTCCATAATTTCACTACCTTCATGCTCGTCCTTTTCCTCTTCGTATCTCACAATGATCTTTTCCAGTAGCTCCCCGAACCTGTATGAAACATTCATCACCTCCTTTTTAAATGGTGGTGAGATCCTGAGCTTCTCAAGCGGCTTACGCAGTACTTGTTGCAAAAATATCTTCTGTGTCAAGGCAGCGATCTCGACACTAAACTCAGAGACTCTCTCCTCCTCTGAGAAACTCATTCCCAAACTCATCTTTCCGAGGATAACGTTAACAAGTCTCAACGCTTCCTCACCTATCTCAACGCTCTCTTTCTTCACTGCCTTATCAAGCAGATCTCTGTAGAACCTCTCTACCTCAACTTCACGAAGGCCTCGTGACCGCTCCAGCGCCTGGGGTCCAAGCATTTTAGTAGTGATAATTTTCTTTACGAACTTCCAGTAATCTCCATAGGGAGCTTTGATGAAGCCAGAAGAACCAAACACAATGCACTCATCGATGCCAATTGGGCCATGGGAGGAGATGCTCATGTCGTGGTCTTTGAAGATCTCGTAGGCAACCGAGGCAGAGGAGACGAGAAGGATGCGGACATTGAAGATGCGGAGATGGAGCAGAGGTCCGTACTTGGATGAGACTCTTTGAAAAGACTTGTGGagtgaagtagagaagagaagGTGAAGGTGACCGATGATAGGAAGAGAAGGAGGGCTCGGAGGTAGGTCAAAGACATTCTTCGGTTTCTTGAGGAAGAAGGCAAATAGAAAAAAGGTTGAGAAGATGCATAGGAGGATTAAGATAAAACTATTTTCAAAGTCAAGGCTGGTCATAGCTTCCATTTTTGCTCAAAAGAGAAGACGAGGGAGATGAAACAGAGgaacctctcttttttttttttttttttgaaaaaggacTTTCATAGTTAAATGCAGTGTTTTGAAATCCGACCCGGACCCGCGGTTGAATCGGTAAACCGGGTGACCcagaaaaaatccggtttgggttttgtgaaaaacccaatatttaaaAACTCGCAAAAATCTGCAAAAACCCGGTAAAACCCGGAACCCGGTACCGGTTGAACCATCGGtcgaaccaataaataactttttacttcttttttttttagtttttaattatgttttatattctaagtttccaattaagaagttaggtactgacaaaaaaaagaagttaggttttcttttttcagttttatatttttgttttttagattttgatgaaaattTTACTATGTCACCTAAAGAAAATAAAGTGAACGAtggtagagagaaccaaaattaattgatgtgatttggtgttagtttatttccgttattgataatttattacaatgatcttttacttttggtttattttctatttgtactttaatttattattcacattaggcatttaaataataaatatttataaatgttatgTTTGGATTTATcttagatgtcataactcttacgTTGTTaggaaaatttttaaatagttcaaactattttttttgatattttgtatgtcagaaataaaaatataaaaactaaagttaagtattttctaaatgtttttaaacataaaatatatacatatccaaactattattttatgttttaaaaacatttataaaatattaaactttagtttctatatttttatttacatagctgatatattattatataataaaattaatttatttatcaacCCGCAGTTCACCCGTGATCGAACCAGTGACCCAGTAACCCGGTAAGTCGTCCGGTTCtgtgtccgggtcgggtttaaaaacattggttaAATGTAAGGAACCTCTCCTAGTCCATTAAAATATCAGAAGGTGAGTTAATGGAGATCTGAAAGTATATAATAGTAATATCGtataatgaaattttatttagcAATTCAACGTGACAGACAACGATTCTAGAGATTCGGGATTCTCGTTGGCAAGCATGCCGAAGAGTTATGTCACTGATGGGTTTAGCGTTATCATGATTTTAGCTTTGATGGTGTAACCAAAGAAGTATGGCCTGGTCCGCTTCAAAACCCGTTTAGGTCTGAAAAGTCGAACCAGTCAGCagcaaaccaaaataaaatctGGTTCTGCGAATAATGTTCGATGAATAAAggaaaaactaaaactaaaactaaactAAACATTTCTTACAAGTTATGGTTACTTTATTCTTTTGATTATTCTATAATACACAATTCTTAAAAATATCGATTTATATAAATCTATGCAACATATATTTGATGCGCTATTTccattgaataaaattttatgagcctattattttttgtctaattttattttagttttctttgtaTTCTAAAGTTACCATATGAGAAAAACTTACTTTTAAAGTTTCTTATATCATCATTCTCTACAtgaatttttttactaaatgtTTTAGATTAATTTATTTCAGATATGAATTacttattcaaaatttaaagtCTTCATTCGTCAAAATAGTTAAAACTCTTAAAATGATCAATTCATTGTCTTAGTTTTTTTCAACAGTTGCGTCTTCTAAATTTGTCATTTTCTTTGACAATTATATCTTGATAAACTTAACAACTTGTATTATAACTTTATGCAATTTGTATGATGACACTTATTTTTATAACATTATATTTCTGTAACCGTTTTCTGCTGTTTAATCTTCGAtaaatcttatatttttatgaaggtaaatatatatgttgtaaTAAGAAAATtgcatatctaaaaatattttttcggtAATCTTAATGTCaacattgatttttttatttgtaattgTAAACGGATTTGTTTACAAgttcctatttttttttctaaatttttttgtaGATCAATAGAACACCTCTTCAAATTTGTTTGTTCTTCTTTTGAGTATCTAACACTCaatattttatcttttcatAAATCCCTTGATTGATgagtattttgaaataaaatataatgtagAATTAGAATAGTTTCAATTTACTTTTTGTTCGTGTAATATATTTAGTAATTTgtgtataataaaatatatatagttaataaataataaaaataaataactaagttttataaagtatttataaataatttttgtgtatatatttttaatattaaaaattttaaatttttcgtaAAATATTTAATAGACCAGCGTGAATGCGCGGGTTTGTTTCCTAGTATTCTTAATATCAAACTAAATATACCATGGATATCATGTATCATGGATTGTATATACAAACTTGTTTCTTCTGATGTTATACATACATGGTATAGATGATAAGAGACCAAATGAATGAAAGAGAAGTAATTAACACAACAATGGTGTGCTCACCTGATCAGGTTGTACGGGATATTCATACTGCGGTTCATACGGTGGTTCATGGTAGTGCTCTTCTTCTCCTCCGCCGTGGTCGCCAGAGAGATGTTCAATCTCAAGAATCTCAACCCTCCGTTTCATTTTCTTCTGCAGTTTTACTGCAATGTCCGATGGTCTAAATTGTCCACACACAATTATCTTGCGTTCCTTTTTCTCGATCACGTGTGTCTCAACTTCTTCATAAATAAACATCAAGaacatgtattatataatattagtaTCGCATTCTTTAGCTTTTcatctcaacattatgcacgaACTTCAATTTTGATTTCATGCCATTCCTCTTGCTCATTTTCTACAAATTTGTTTCTACATGATAACGATTATATACCAACCAACCTTTCATATTGATGAGATGCCTTCTTACTTTTCTACAACATGCATTGCAATCCAAGTTTATCCGCATAACAGCACAACATAGCCTCTGCTTGTCACCTCGAACATCAaaccaaacacaaaaaaaaaaaaaaaaatctaacaaaaacagacaaaac comes from Brassica rapa cultivar Chiifu-401-42 chromosome A02, CAAS_Brap_v3.01, whole genome shotgun sequence and encodes:
- the LOC103853887 gene encoding AP2/ERF and B3 domain-containing transcription factor ARF14; amino-acid sequence: MEAVSSVDESSTSTVSIHTSAKIIPPPTTAKLSSPASLYRMGSGSSVVLDSENGVEAESRKLPSSKFKGVVPQPNGRWGAQIYEKHKRVWLGTFNEEEEAARVYDVAAHRFRGPDAVTNFKLDATFRNGDGEEVEFLNAHSKYEIVDMLRKHTYKEELEQRKRKRNGGNGDTKETAFANVTVVTGFKTAECLFEKTVTPSDVGKLNRLVIPKHQAEKHFPLPLTGDDSVRGTLLNFEDVNGKVWRFRYSYWNSSQSYVLTRGWSRFVKEKRLCAGDLISFKRSNGQDQELYIGWKSKAGLEQDTGRVVVRLFGVDIASIKSRKTMS
- the LOC103853885 gene encoding cytochrome P450 705A1; amino-acid sequence: MSEKRLCCAVMRINLDCNACCRKVRRHLINMKEVETHVIEKKERKIIVCGQFRPSDIAVKLQKKMKRRVEILEIEHLSGDHGGGEEEHYHEPPYEPQYEYPVQPDQKPKNVFDLPPSPPSLPIIGHLHLLFSTSLHKSFQRVSSKYGPLLHLRIFNVRILLVSSASVAYEIFKDHDMSISSHGPIGIDECIVFGSSGFIKAPYGDYWKFVKKIITTKMLGPQALERSRGLREVEVERFYRDLLDKAVKKESVEIGEEALRLVNVILGKMSLGMSFSEEERVSEFSVEIAALTQKIFLQQVLRKPLEKLRISPPFKKEVMNVSYRFGELLEKIIVRYEEEKDEHEGSEIMDALLAACGDEDAEYKINRSHIKALLAELFFGAGDTSSKSTQWAMAEILNNHKIFERLREEIDSVVGKTRLIQETDLPKLPYLQAVIKESLRLHPPGVLLPREFEQGCKIGGFYIPKGTSLVINAYAVMRDIDSWTDPDEFKPERFLGEEDARREHVLNFLPFGAGRRACPGSNVAYILGGITIGVMVQCFDWKVEGVKVNMEEATGRAFLALAHPLNCTPLPRILNILPSNL